One segment of Fimbriimonadales bacterium DNA contains the following:
- the tyrS gene encoding tyrosine--tRNA ligase → MNIQEQLQYLSRGCAEIISVEDLEAKLKKHEATGKPLRVKLGVDPTVPHVTLGWAVVLRKLRQFQNLGHLACLIIGDFTAMIGDPSGRSKTRPQLSRQEVEANVRAIEPQLFKILDPERTKIYYNSDWLGPMKFADVIQLASKITVARILERDDFEQRLAKNLPIGMHEILYPLCQGYDSVAIEADIELGGTDQKFNILVGRNLQEQYGQEPQVVMLMPLLIGLDGKEKMSQSLGNYIGITEEPNQIYGKTMSIPDHLIESWFTLCTDVPLEEVSQMVKQMAKGELNPRDAKRRLARELVKIYWGEAKAKEADEYFLKTFSQRETPEDVPEATIPESCIRDGRVAIVSLITALGLTSSNSEARRLIQQGGVSLGDVRLTDPMVSLPLEEVIGKVLRVGKHKFRKLKR, encoded by the coding sequence ATGAACATCCAAGAACAACTACAGTATCTGTCTCGTGGCTGTGCCGAAATTATCAGCGTAGAAGATTTAGAAGCGAAATTAAAAAAACACGAGGCGACAGGTAAGCCGCTTCGTGTGAAATTAGGGGTTGACCCGACCGTTCCTCACGTTACCCTTGGCTGGGCTGTTGTCCTGCGAAAACTTCGACAATTCCAAAACTTGGGTCATCTCGCGTGTCTGATTATCGGAGACTTCACCGCAATGATCGGCGACCCGAGTGGGCGCTCGAAAACTCGCCCACAATTATCTCGTCAAGAAGTCGAAGCCAACGTCCGTGCTATCGAACCGCAACTTTTTAAAATCCTCGACCCTGAAAGAACAAAAATCTATTACAATTCCGATTGGCTGGGTCCGATGAAGTTCGCCGACGTCATTCAATTGGCGAGCAAGATCACCGTAGCGCGAATTTTAGAAAGAGACGATTTCGAACAACGCCTTGCGAAAAACCTCCCTATCGGAATGCACGAAATTCTTTATCCCCTTTGCCAAGGTTACGATTCCGTAGCGATCGAAGCCGACATCGAATTGGGGGGGACGGACCAAAAATTCAATATTCTCGTCGGACGAAATTTACAAGAGCAATACGGTCAAGAACCGCAAGTCGTGATGCTCATGCCACTTTTAATCGGATTAGACGGAAAAGAGAAAATGTCCCAATCTCTCGGAAACTACATCGGCATCACGGAAGAACCGAATCAAATCTACGGCAAAACGATGTCCATCCCCGATCATCTCATCGAGTCGTGGTTTACGTTATGTACAGATGTCCCGTTGGAAGAGGTTTCGCAAATGGTCAAACAGATGGCAAAGGGTGAACTGAACCCTCGCGATGCTAAACGCAGGCTGGCAAGAGAGTTGGTGAAGATTTATTGGGGTGAAGCGAAGGCCAAAGAAGCAGACGAGTACTTCCTGAAAACTTTCAGCCAACGTGAGACCCCCGAGGACGTTCCCGAAGCGACAATTCCCGAATCCTGTATCCGAGATGGGCGAGTAGCTATAGTTTCTTTAATAACTGCACTCGGGCTTACATCGTCGAACTCGGAAGCAAGAAGACTTATTCAGCAAGGAGGAGTGTCTCTCGGAGATGTGAGGCTAACCGACCCAATGGTATCGCTCCCTCTGGAAGAGGTTATTGGAAAAGTGTTGAGAGTCGGGAAACACAAGTTTAGAAAGTTGAAACGATAA
- a CDS encoding DUF4838 domain-containing protein, giving the protein MLNFSTTLIILLLLATTPLPAQNITLVKEGKSDWVIVASPEASEPMKHGAKEIQKHIAEMSGARIPLSESITPSANGAIIIAEDGNLQSEEFRIVTSIPKEKNEIPKIEIIGDSRRGALYGCYAFLEDVLGCRWYTPEITYVPKHKTIIVPPLNIREKPAFEYREPFFFEAFDKDWAVRNRTNGNTQRLDESVGGHIVYGRFVHTFQELVPPELYFDEHPEYFSQIDGKRMKGYFQLCLTNPDVLRIAISKVKQWIQENPRATIFSVSQNDTYYNCQCEKCKAVEQEEGSPSGTLLRFVNAIAKEIEKEYPHVLIDTLAYQWSEAPPKKTKPRANVRVRLAPIGNCFAHRIDNCEKNKRMYANLKEWAKITNKLYIWHYSTNFANYLQPLPSLDEIATSLPLYKKHGVVGVFYQGSYESPGGALAELKAYLCAKLMWNPLRPVKPIIDDYLRGVYHDAAPYMKQWLDLIHEEVRNGKHAFIYDSPNADYLTDETLSSSDKILSKAEQVVANDPIAKKQVEKARLWMDYVKLMRLPSGDSRRTPLIKTLVEKFKRFGITRAKEGEPLEVFFNRIGS; this is encoded by the coding sequence ATGCTGAACTTCTCTACGACCCTCATAATTCTTCTTCTTCTCGCTACTACACCTCTGCCCGCACAAAACATTACCCTCGTAAAAGAGGGAAAAAGCGATTGGGTAATCGTCGCATCCCCTGAGGCCTCCGAACCCATGAAACACGGTGCGAAAGAAATCCAAAAGCACATCGCAGAAATGTCAGGAGCGAGAATTCCATTATCAGAAAGCATCACACCATCGGCAAACGGAGCGATTATTATCGCGGAAGACGGGAACCTCCAATCCGAAGAATTCAGAATCGTTACATCCATTCCCAAAGAAAAAAACGAAATCCCCAAAATCGAAATCATCGGCGATTCTCGGCGAGGCGCTCTTTACGGTTGCTATGCCTTTCTCGAAGACGTTCTCGGTTGCCGTTGGTACACACCTGAAATCACATACGTACCCAAGCACAAAACCATCATCGTCCCCCCCCTGAATATCCGAGAAAAACCAGCATTCGAATATCGCGAGCCTTTTTTCTTCGAGGCATTCGATAAGGACTGGGCTGTTCGCAACCGCACGAATGGAAATACTCAGCGATTAGACGAATCTGTAGGAGGGCATATCGTTTACGGTCGCTTCGTTCACACATTTCAAGAACTCGTCCCCCCCGAACTATACTTCGATGAGCATCCAGAATACTTTTCGCAAATAGACGGAAAGCGAATGAAAGGATATTTTCAACTTTGCCTTACCAATCCGGACGTTTTGCGAATCGCCATTTCGAAAGTAAAGCAGTGGATTCAAGAAAATCCTCGAGCGACGATATTCTCGGTTTCCCAAAACGATACGTATTACAATTGCCAATGCGAGAAATGTAAGGCGGTGGAACAAGAAGAAGGTTCTCCATCGGGCACGCTGCTGCGCTTCGTAAATGCCATCGCAAAAGAAATCGAAAAGGAGTATCCTCATGTGCTCATAGATACCCTCGCCTATCAATGGAGTGAAGCCCCCCCTAAAAAAACGAAACCGCGAGCGAACGTGCGCGTGCGTTTGGCTCCTATCGGGAACTGCTTCGCTCACCGAATAGACAATTGCGAGAAGAACAAACGAATGTATGCGAATCTCAAAGAATGGGCGAAAATCACCAACAAACTTTACATTTGGCATTACAGTACGAATTTCGCGAACTATTTGCAGCCTTTGCCGAGCCTGGACGAGATCGCGACGAGCCTGCCTTTGTATAAAAAGCATGGCGTTGTTGGAGTTTTCTACCAAGGAAGTTACGAGTCACCAGGGGGGGCACTCGCTGAACTAAAAGCATATCTCTGTGCCAAACTTATGTGGAATCCTCTTCGCCCCGTGAAACCGATTATCGATGACTACTTGAGGGGCGTTTATCATGATGCTGCGCCTTATATGAAACAGTGGCTCGATTTGATTCACGAGGAAGTCCGCAATGGGAAACATGCTTTTATTTACGATTCCCCCAACGCGGATTATCTAACCGATGAAACTCTTTCCTCGAGCGACAAAATTTTATCGAAAGCGGAGCAAGTCGTAGCGAACGACCCGATTGCTAAAAAGCAGGTGGAAAAGGCTCGACTTTGGATGGATTACGTAAAACTCATGCGACTGCCTTCTGGTGACTCGAGGCGAACTCCTTTGATAAAAACATTAGTTGAAAAATTCAAGCGCTTTGGCATTACGCGCGCAAAAGAAGGCGAGCCGCTCGAAGTCTTCTTCAACCGTATCGGCAGCTAA